The Pungitius pungitius chromosome 10, fPunPun2.1, whole genome shotgun sequence genome has a window encoding:
- the lss gene encoding lanosterol synthase isoform X1 — translation MRLHGSAENSTVSNYTMTEGTHLRRRGGPYKTEPATDLRRWRLSNVEGRQAWCYLEGQGSPGRAQTMLEAHSLGLDTSTFVSGSEAAHTAVEAALKGMNFYSHLQAEDGHWAGDYGGPLFLLPGLLITCHVAKIPLAHAWKQEMVRYLRSVQLPDGGWGLHIEDKSTVFGTALSYISLRILGLEPDDPHMVRARNNLHSKGGAVGIPSWGKFWLSILNVYSWEGMNTLLPEMWLFPTWMPAHPSTLWCHCRQVYLPMSYCYAVRLAAEEDALVLSLRQELYVQDYGSIDWPAQRNNVAACDLYTPHSPLLTVAYMVLNMYEGHHSSTLRDRAVKELYEHIQADDRFTKCISIGPISKTINMLVRWHVDGSSSPVFQEHVSRIPDYLWLGLDGMKMQGTNGSQLWDTCFAVQAFLEAGAQHDSRLAECLRDAHRFLTITQIPENPPEYQKYYRQMSKGGFPFSTRDCGWIVADCTAEGLKSVMLLQELCPSISQPVPAERLYDAVNVLLSMRNRDGGFATYETKRGGKLLELLNPSEVFGDIMIDYTYVECTSAVMQALRHFQKEYPEHRAEEIRSTLREGLEYCRKVQRPDGSWEGSWGVCFTYGTWFGLEAFACMGHVYKDETSTNSTSDLHCRASGTRDEVQRACRFLLDRQMPDGGWGEDFESCEERLYIQSSSSQIHNTCWALLGLMAARHPDRGAIERGVQMLIDHQLPNGDWPQENIAGVFNKSCAISYTSYRNVFTVWALGRFASLYPSSPLAGKLKL, via the exons ATGCGTTTACATGGTTCAGCGGAGAATTCAACTGTGTCAAACTACACTATGACTGAGGGAAC GCACctgcggaggagggggggtccgtACAAGACGGAGCCCGCCACAGACCTGAGGCGCTGGAGGCTGAGTAACGTGGAGGGCAGGCAGGCCTGGTGCTACCTGGAAGGTCAGGGGTCACCTGGCAGAGCGCAGACCATGCTGGAAGCTCACTCGCTGGGCTTGGACACG AGTACCTTCGTGTCCGGCTCTGAAGCCGCCCACACGGCCGTAGAAGCAGCTTTGAAAGGTATGAACTTCTACAGCCACCTCCAGGCCGAGGACGGTCACTGGGCAGGGGACTACGGCGGACCCCTCTTCCTGctcccag GTCTCCTGATCACATGCCATGTGGCTAAGATCCCCCTGGCCCACGCCTGGAAGCAGGAGATGGTGAGGTACCTGCGCTCCGTGCAGCTGCCAGATGGAGGCTGGGGTCT ACACATTGAAGATAAATCGACCGTCTTTGGCACAGCGCTGAGTTACATCTCATTAAGGATCCTGGGATTAGAGCCTGATGATCCACATATGGTCAGAGCCAGGAACAACCTGCACAGCAAAG GAGGCGCTGTGGGGATTCCCTCGTGGGGTAAATTCTGGTTGTCCATCCTCAATGTCTACAGTTGGGAGGGAATGAACACCCTGCTACCAGAGATGTG GCTGTTTCCTACTTGGATGCCAGCCCACCCCTCGACCCTGTGGTGTCACTGCCGCCAGGTCTACCTCCCCATGAGCTACTGCTATGCTGTGCGActggctgcagaggaggacGCCCTCGTCCTCAGCCTCAGACAG GAGCTGTATGTGCAGGACTACGGCAGCATTGACTGGCCCGCTCAGAGGAACAACGTGGCAGCATGTGACCTGTACACCCCTCACAGCCCACTGCTCACCGTGGCCTACA TGGTGTTGAATATGTACGAAGGCCACCACAGCAGCACTCTGAGGGACAGGGCTGTCAAGGAGCTGTATGAACACATCCAGGCTGACGATCGCTTCACCAAGTGCATCAGCATCGGCCCG ATTTCAAAGACTATAAACATGCTGGTGCGCTGGCATGTGGACGGCTCGTCCTCTCCCGTCTTTCAGGAGCATGTGTCCAGGATACCAGACTACCTCTG GTTGGGATTGGACGGCATGAAAATGCAG GGGACCAACGGCTCTCAGCTGTGGGACACTTGTTTTGCGGTACAGGCTTTCCTTGAG GCAGGTGCTCAACATGACTCCAGACTAGCTGAGTGCCTACGAGATGCCCATCGGTTTCTCACCATCACACAG ATACCTGAGAATCCTCCCGAGTACCAGAAGTACTACAGGCAGATGAGCAAG GGAGGCTTCCCCTTCAGTACCAGAGACTGTGGTTGGATCGTAGCTGACTGCACGGCGGAGGGCCTGAAGTCCgtgatgctgctgcaggagctctGTCCCTCCATCAGCCAGCCGGTCCCTGCAGAGCGCCTGTATGACGCTGTCAATGTG CTGCTGAGCATGAGGAACCGTGACGGTGGATTTGCGACGTATGAAACTAAGAGAGGAGGGAAGCTCCTGGAGCTGCTCAACCCGTCCGAGGTGTTTG GGGACATCATGATAGATTATACCTATGTGGAGTGCACCTCAGCAGTAATGCAGGCTTTGAGGCACTTCCAGAAGGAATACCCTGAACACCGTGCTGAGGAAATAAG gTCCACTCTGAGAGAAGGACTGGAGTACTGCAGGAAGGTCCAGAGGCCTGATGGATCCTGGGAAGG GTCCTGGGGGGTGTGCTTCACATATGGAACATGGTTTGGCCTTGAAGCCTTTGCTTGTATGGGCCACGTCTACAAGGATGA GACATCCACAAACTCCACTTCTGATCTGCACTGCAGGGCCTCTGGTACCAGGGACGAGGTGCAGAGAGCCTGCCGGTTCCTGCTGGACCGGCAGATGCCGGACGGGGGCTGGGGGGAGGACTTTGAGTCTTGCGAGGAGCGGCTCTACATCCAAAGCAGCAGCTCTCAGATCCACAACACCTGCTGGGCTCTGCTAGGCCTCATGGCCGCCAG GCATCCTGACAGGGGGGCCATTGAgaggggagtccagatgctgatTGACCACCAGCTGCCCAACGGGGACTGGCCACAG gAGAACATCGCTGGTGTGTTCAATAAGAGTTGTGCGATCAGCTACACTTCCTACAGAAACGTCTTCACCGTGTGGGCCCTCGGGCGCTTCGCCTCCCTTTACCCCAGCAGCCCGCTGGCAGGGAAGCTCAAGCTGTGA
- the lss gene encoding lanosterol synthase isoform X2 produces the protein MRLHGSAENSTVSNYTMTEGTHLRRRGGPYKTEPATDLRRWRLSNVEGRQAWCYLEGQGSPGRAQTMLEAHSLGLDTSTFVSGSEAAHTAVEAALKGMNFYSHLQAEDGHWAGDYGGPLFLLPGLLITCHVAKIPLAHAWKQEMVRYLRSVQLPDGGWGLHIEDKSTVFGTALSYISLRILGLEPDDPHMVRARNNLHSKGGAVGIPSWGKFWLSILNVYSWEGMNTLLPEMWLFPTWMPAHPSTLWCHCRQVYLPMSYCYAVRLAAEEDALVLSLRQELYVQDYGSIDWPAQRNNVAACDLYTPHSPLLTVAYMVLNMYEGHHSSTLRDRAVKELYEHIQADDRFTKCISIGPISKTINMLVRWHVDGSSSPVFQEHVSRIPDYLWLGLDGMKMQGTNGSQLWDTCFAVQAFLEAGAQHDSRLAECLRDAHRFLTITQIPENPPEYQKYYRQMSKGGFPFSTRDCGWIVADCTAEGLKSVMLLQELCPSISQPVPAERLYDAVNVLLSMRNRDGGFATYETKRGGKLLELLNPSEVFGDIMIDYTYVECTSAVMQALRHFQKEYPEHRAEEIRSTLREGLEYCRKVQRPDGSWEGSWGVCFTYGTWFGLEAFACMGHVYKDDRASGTRDEVQRACRFLLDRQMPDGGWGEDFESCEERLYIQSSSSQIHNTCWALLGLMAARHPDRGAIERGVQMLIDHQLPNGDWPQENIAGVFNKSCAISYTSYRNVFTVWALGRFASLYPSSPLAGKLKL, from the exons ATGCGTTTACATGGTTCAGCGGAGAATTCAACTGTGTCAAACTACACTATGACTGAGGGAAC GCACctgcggaggagggggggtccgtACAAGACGGAGCCCGCCACAGACCTGAGGCGCTGGAGGCTGAGTAACGTGGAGGGCAGGCAGGCCTGGTGCTACCTGGAAGGTCAGGGGTCACCTGGCAGAGCGCAGACCATGCTGGAAGCTCACTCGCTGGGCTTGGACACG AGTACCTTCGTGTCCGGCTCTGAAGCCGCCCACACGGCCGTAGAAGCAGCTTTGAAAGGTATGAACTTCTACAGCCACCTCCAGGCCGAGGACGGTCACTGGGCAGGGGACTACGGCGGACCCCTCTTCCTGctcccag GTCTCCTGATCACATGCCATGTGGCTAAGATCCCCCTGGCCCACGCCTGGAAGCAGGAGATGGTGAGGTACCTGCGCTCCGTGCAGCTGCCAGATGGAGGCTGGGGTCT ACACATTGAAGATAAATCGACCGTCTTTGGCACAGCGCTGAGTTACATCTCATTAAGGATCCTGGGATTAGAGCCTGATGATCCACATATGGTCAGAGCCAGGAACAACCTGCACAGCAAAG GAGGCGCTGTGGGGATTCCCTCGTGGGGTAAATTCTGGTTGTCCATCCTCAATGTCTACAGTTGGGAGGGAATGAACACCCTGCTACCAGAGATGTG GCTGTTTCCTACTTGGATGCCAGCCCACCCCTCGACCCTGTGGTGTCACTGCCGCCAGGTCTACCTCCCCATGAGCTACTGCTATGCTGTGCGActggctgcagaggaggacGCCCTCGTCCTCAGCCTCAGACAG GAGCTGTATGTGCAGGACTACGGCAGCATTGACTGGCCCGCTCAGAGGAACAACGTGGCAGCATGTGACCTGTACACCCCTCACAGCCCACTGCTCACCGTGGCCTACA TGGTGTTGAATATGTACGAAGGCCACCACAGCAGCACTCTGAGGGACAGGGCTGTCAAGGAGCTGTATGAACACATCCAGGCTGACGATCGCTTCACCAAGTGCATCAGCATCGGCCCG ATTTCAAAGACTATAAACATGCTGGTGCGCTGGCATGTGGACGGCTCGTCCTCTCCCGTCTTTCAGGAGCATGTGTCCAGGATACCAGACTACCTCTG GTTGGGATTGGACGGCATGAAAATGCAG GGGACCAACGGCTCTCAGCTGTGGGACACTTGTTTTGCGGTACAGGCTTTCCTTGAG GCAGGTGCTCAACATGACTCCAGACTAGCTGAGTGCCTACGAGATGCCCATCGGTTTCTCACCATCACACAG ATACCTGAGAATCCTCCCGAGTACCAGAAGTACTACAGGCAGATGAGCAAG GGAGGCTTCCCCTTCAGTACCAGAGACTGTGGTTGGATCGTAGCTGACTGCACGGCGGAGGGCCTGAAGTCCgtgatgctgctgcaggagctctGTCCCTCCATCAGCCAGCCGGTCCCTGCAGAGCGCCTGTATGACGCTGTCAATGTG CTGCTGAGCATGAGGAACCGTGACGGTGGATTTGCGACGTATGAAACTAAGAGAGGAGGGAAGCTCCTGGAGCTGCTCAACCCGTCCGAGGTGTTTG GGGACATCATGATAGATTATACCTATGTGGAGTGCACCTCAGCAGTAATGCAGGCTTTGAGGCACTTCCAGAAGGAATACCCTGAACACCGTGCTGAGGAAATAAG gTCCACTCTGAGAGAAGGACTGGAGTACTGCAGGAAGGTCCAGAGGCCTGATGGATCCTGGGAAGG GTCCTGGGGGGTGTGCTTCACATATGGAACATGGTTTGGCCTTGAAGCCTTTGCTTGTATGGGCCACGTCTACAAGGATGA CAGGGCCTCTGGTACCAGGGACGAGGTGCAGAGAGCCTGCCGGTTCCTGCTGGACCGGCAGATGCCGGACGGGGGCTGGGGGGAGGACTTTGAGTCTTGCGAGGAGCGGCTCTACATCCAAAGCAGCAGCTCTCAGATCCACAACACCTGCTGGGCTCTGCTAGGCCTCATGGCCGCCAG GCATCCTGACAGGGGGGCCATTGAgaggggagtccagatgctgatTGACCACCAGCTGCCCAACGGGGACTGGCCACAG gAGAACATCGCTGGTGTGTTCAATAAGAGTTGTGCGATCAGCTACACTTCCTACAGAAACGTCTTCACCGTGTGGGCCCTCGGGCGCTTCGCCTCCCTTTACCCCAGCAGCCCGCTGGCAGGGAAGCTCAAGCTGTGA
- the lss gene encoding lanosterol synthase isoform X3, with protein sequence MRLHGSAENSTVSNYTMTEGTHLRRRGGPYKTEPATDLRRWRLSNVEGRQAWCYLEGQGSPGRAQTMLEAHSLGLDTSTFVSGSEAAHTAVEAALKGMNFYSHLQAEDGHWAGDYGGPLFLLPGLLITCHVAKIPLAHAWKQEMVRYLRSVQLPDGGWGLHIEDKSTVFGTALSYISLRILGLEPDDPHMVRARNNLHSKGGAVGIPSWGKFWLSILNVYSWEGMNTLLPEMWLFPTWMPAHPSTLWCHCRQVYLPMSYCYAVRLAAEEDALVLSLRQELYVQDYGSIDWPAQRNNVAACDLYTPHSPLLTVAYMVLNMYEGHHSSTLRDRAVKELYEHIQADDRFTKCISIGPISKTINMLVRWHVDGSSSPVFQEHVSRIPDYLWLGLDGMKMQGTNGSQLWDTCFAVQAFLEAGAQHDSRLAECLRDAHRFLTITQIPENPPEYQKYYRQMSKGGFPFSTRDCGWIVADCTAEGLKSVMLLQELCPSISQPVPAERLYDAVNVLLSMRNRDGGFATYETKRGGKLLELLNPSEVFGDIMIDYTYVECTSAVMQALRHFQKEYPEHRAEEIRSTLREGLEYCRKVQRPDGSWEGSWGVCFTYGTWFGLEAFACMGHVYKDEASGTRDEVQRACRFLLDRQMPDGGWGEDFESCEERLYIQSSSSQIHNTCWALLGLMAARHPDRGAIERGVQMLIDHQLPNGDWPQENIAGVFNKSCAISYTSYRNVFTVWALGRFASLYPSSPLAGKLKL encoded by the exons ATGCGTTTACATGGTTCAGCGGAGAATTCAACTGTGTCAAACTACACTATGACTGAGGGAAC GCACctgcggaggagggggggtccgtACAAGACGGAGCCCGCCACAGACCTGAGGCGCTGGAGGCTGAGTAACGTGGAGGGCAGGCAGGCCTGGTGCTACCTGGAAGGTCAGGGGTCACCTGGCAGAGCGCAGACCATGCTGGAAGCTCACTCGCTGGGCTTGGACACG AGTACCTTCGTGTCCGGCTCTGAAGCCGCCCACACGGCCGTAGAAGCAGCTTTGAAAGGTATGAACTTCTACAGCCACCTCCAGGCCGAGGACGGTCACTGGGCAGGGGACTACGGCGGACCCCTCTTCCTGctcccag GTCTCCTGATCACATGCCATGTGGCTAAGATCCCCCTGGCCCACGCCTGGAAGCAGGAGATGGTGAGGTACCTGCGCTCCGTGCAGCTGCCAGATGGAGGCTGGGGTCT ACACATTGAAGATAAATCGACCGTCTTTGGCACAGCGCTGAGTTACATCTCATTAAGGATCCTGGGATTAGAGCCTGATGATCCACATATGGTCAGAGCCAGGAACAACCTGCACAGCAAAG GAGGCGCTGTGGGGATTCCCTCGTGGGGTAAATTCTGGTTGTCCATCCTCAATGTCTACAGTTGGGAGGGAATGAACACCCTGCTACCAGAGATGTG GCTGTTTCCTACTTGGATGCCAGCCCACCCCTCGACCCTGTGGTGTCACTGCCGCCAGGTCTACCTCCCCATGAGCTACTGCTATGCTGTGCGActggctgcagaggaggacGCCCTCGTCCTCAGCCTCAGACAG GAGCTGTATGTGCAGGACTACGGCAGCATTGACTGGCCCGCTCAGAGGAACAACGTGGCAGCATGTGACCTGTACACCCCTCACAGCCCACTGCTCACCGTGGCCTACA TGGTGTTGAATATGTACGAAGGCCACCACAGCAGCACTCTGAGGGACAGGGCTGTCAAGGAGCTGTATGAACACATCCAGGCTGACGATCGCTTCACCAAGTGCATCAGCATCGGCCCG ATTTCAAAGACTATAAACATGCTGGTGCGCTGGCATGTGGACGGCTCGTCCTCTCCCGTCTTTCAGGAGCATGTGTCCAGGATACCAGACTACCTCTG GTTGGGATTGGACGGCATGAAAATGCAG GGGACCAACGGCTCTCAGCTGTGGGACACTTGTTTTGCGGTACAGGCTTTCCTTGAG GCAGGTGCTCAACATGACTCCAGACTAGCTGAGTGCCTACGAGATGCCCATCGGTTTCTCACCATCACACAG ATACCTGAGAATCCTCCCGAGTACCAGAAGTACTACAGGCAGATGAGCAAG GGAGGCTTCCCCTTCAGTACCAGAGACTGTGGTTGGATCGTAGCTGACTGCACGGCGGAGGGCCTGAAGTCCgtgatgctgctgcaggagctctGTCCCTCCATCAGCCAGCCGGTCCCTGCAGAGCGCCTGTATGACGCTGTCAATGTG CTGCTGAGCATGAGGAACCGTGACGGTGGATTTGCGACGTATGAAACTAAGAGAGGAGGGAAGCTCCTGGAGCTGCTCAACCCGTCCGAGGTGTTTG GGGACATCATGATAGATTATACCTATGTGGAGTGCACCTCAGCAGTAATGCAGGCTTTGAGGCACTTCCAGAAGGAATACCCTGAACACCGTGCTGAGGAAATAAG gTCCACTCTGAGAGAAGGACTGGAGTACTGCAGGAAGGTCCAGAGGCCTGATGGATCCTGGGAAGG GTCCTGGGGGGTGTGCTTCACATATGGAACATGGTTTGGCCTTGAAGCCTTTGCTTGTATGGGCCACGTCTACAAGGATGA GGCCTCTGGTACCAGGGACGAGGTGCAGAGAGCCTGCCGGTTCCTGCTGGACCGGCAGATGCCGGACGGGGGCTGGGGGGAGGACTTTGAGTCTTGCGAGGAGCGGCTCTACATCCAAAGCAGCAGCTCTCAGATCCACAACACCTGCTGGGCTCTGCTAGGCCTCATGGCCGCCAG GCATCCTGACAGGGGGGCCATTGAgaggggagtccagatgctgatTGACCACCAGCTGCCCAACGGGGACTGGCCACAG gAGAACATCGCTGGTGTGTTCAATAAGAGTTGTGCGATCAGCTACACTTCCTACAGAAACGTCTTCACCGTGTGGGCCCTCGGGCGCTTCGCCTCCCTTTACCCCAGCAGCCCGCTGGCAGGGAAGCTCAAGCTGTGA